DNA from Sulfolobales archaeon:
TTGGAATGGGTTTCGCTAACGCTTCGGTATTCAAGATGGTTCCAAAATATGTTCCGGAAGCCGTTGGAGGAGCTACTGGGCTGGTTGGAGGTCTAGGAGCTCTTGGAGGTCTCCTACTCCCTCCCTCAATGGCCTGGTTTGCTCAAGAGTTTGGAACAAGAGGTTATTCGCTTGGTTTTTCAACCTTCGTAATTCTAAGTGTTATTTCCCTAATTCTCTCTTTCATGGTGCTCAAACATGCTAGAAAGTAGCATTTTGGAATCGATTCTCTGGGTCATTTTACCATATGTAGTTATAATGACATTCATTATTGGAAACATATACAGATACGTATTTTCGCAGCAGTCATGGTCATCCAGATCAAGTGAAATATTCGAGAAAAGACTTCTGCAAATTGGTGGACAGCTCTTTCACTATGGCTTACTGCTTGTCATCTTTGGTCACATAATTGGGCTGTTCATTCCTCCTAGCATTACTGCGGCTTTAGGTATCAGTGATGAGGAGTACCACATGATAGCTATAACCATGGGCGGAGTAGCAGGAGGAGTAGCACTTCTCGGGAGCTTGATACTTCTTTGGAGAAGACTAGCAGATCCAAGAGTCAGGGCAACCAGTAGTAGCTCGGATACTCTGATTCTTATCTTGATAGTTCTTACAATGATGTTTGGGGAATTCAACACCGTAGTTTATAGCGCACTTTATGGTCCCTATGACTACAGAAGTACAATTGCTCCCTGGATCAGATCCCTATTTTACAGCCCAAACCCATCACTGATGACAAGTGTTCCTCTAACATATAAAATCCACATTTTTCTTGCTTATCTTGTCTTTTTCATGTGGCCATTCTCCAGGCTAGTTCATGTATGGAGTGTTCCTATATTTTACCTGCGTAGGTCATGGATTCTCTACAGGAGGTTGGAGAGATATGAATAGAGGGAATCCAATTGAGGAAGCTAAAAGACAGCTTTTCCCAAAGGAGAGGATTGGCAAATGGATAGAGATAGATAGAGCTGGAAGAGAGTGGGAGGAGCTTTATAGAAGAAGGTGGCAGTATGACAATGTAGTAAGATCTACGCATGGGGTTAACTGCACAGGATCATGTAGCTGGAGGATCTATGTGAAGGACGGATTAGTAGTGTGGGAGCATCAGGCAACTGATTATCCGTCCACCTCCCCAGAGCTTCCCGACTATGAGCCAAGAGGATGTCCGAGAGGAGCTTCTTTCTCTTGGTATCTATACAGCCCGCTTAGAATAAAGCATCCCTATGTTAGAAGCGCATTGTTAAGAGCCTGGAGAGAGGAACTTTCGAGGACAAATGATCCAGTTCTGGCTTGGGAGAAAATAGTAGAGAGCGAACATGGAAGGACTTACAAGTCTGCCAGAGGCAAGGGAGGATTTATTCGAACATCCTGGGATGAAGCTCTCGAGATAATCTCAGCTGCTCTGATATACACCATAAGAAAATATGGACCGGATAGGATATTCGGCTTCACCCCAATCCCAGCAATGTCAATGGTAAGCTATTCCTCCGGATCAAGGTTCTTGGAGCTAATAGGAGGAGTCATGCTAAGCTTCTATGATTGGTATGCAGATCTTCCACCAGCCTCTCCTCAAGTTTGGGGAGAGCAGACAGATGTACCAGAGAGCGCCGATTGGATGAACTCTCTATACATAATTGTTTGGGGAACAAATTTAGCTATGACCAGGACTCCTGATGCTCATTTCCTCTCTGAGGCGAGATACAGAGGAGCAAAGGTTGCTGTCATCACACCAGATTACACCGACGTCACAAAGTTCGCGGACATATGGCTCTCTCCTAGGCCGGGAACTGATGGAGCCATGGCCATGGCTATGCTACACGTGGTTTTGAATGAATTTTATGTGAAGAGAAGCGTCCCTCACTTCATTGATTATGTGAAAAAATTCACGGATCTCCCATTCCTAGTAGTTTTGGAAAGGGAAAATGATCGATATAGGGCAGGGAGATTTCTCAGAGCTTCTGATATAGGAATTAATACTGAGAATGCAGAGTGGAAAACAGTCGTAGTGAACTCTGAAGGAGGAGAGCTCTCAGTACCAAACGGAAGCATTGGATTCAGGTGGGGGAAGGAGAAAAAATGGAATTTGAGAATGGAGGACTCGCTAACAGGCAAGAAAATCGACCCCTATCTAACTCTCCTCGGCAATCACGATGAGATAATTCAGGTGAGCTTTCCAGTTCCAGGAAAGGAAGCTGTTAGAGGTGTTCCAGCGAAGAAGATCAGAACGAGCAAGGGTGAGCTCCTCGTTACAACAGTTTTCGATCTTCTAGTGGCTCACGTTGGTATATCAAGAGGATTGCCTGGGGACTATCCAGAATCCTACGATGATCCAAAACCATTTACTCCTGCTTGGCAAGAGGATATAACAGGTGTCAGCAGAAAAGCTGTTCAGCAGTTAGCCCTCGAGTTCGCAAAGACAGCTGAGGAAACAAAGGGAAGAGCGATGATTATAATAGGTCCTGGAGTTAACCACTGGTTCCATTCAGATCTGACTTACAGAGCAATAATATCCATGCTTATCCTCCTTGGAACTGTGGGAAAGAAAGGAGGAGGGCTTGCTCATTATGTTGGACAAGAGAAAGTGAGACCGATTGATTCCTGGTCTCTGCTTGCTTTTGCTCTTGATTGGCAGAGACCTCCCAGACAGCAGAACACAACCTCCTGGAT
Protein-coding regions in this window:
- the narI gene encoding respiratory nitrate reductase subunit gamma is translated as MLESSILESILWVILPYVVIMTFIIGNIYRYVFSQQSWSSRSSEIFEKRLLQIGGQLFHYGLLLVIFGHIIGLFIPPSITAALGISDEEYHMIAITMGGVAGGVALLGSLILLWRRLADPRVRATSSSSDTLILILIVLTMMFGEFNTVVYSALYGPYDYRSTIAPWIRSLFYSPNPSLMTSVPLTYKIHIFLAYLVFFMWPFSRLVHVWSVPIFYLRRSWILYRRLERYE
- a CDS encoding nitrate reductase subunit alpha, which encodes MNRGNPIEEAKRQLFPKERIGKWIEIDRAGREWEELYRRRWQYDNVVRSTHGVNCTGSCSWRIYVKDGLVVWEHQATDYPSTSPELPDYEPRGCPRGASFSWYLYSPLRIKHPYVRSALLRAWREELSRTNDPVLAWEKIVESEHGRTYKSARGKGGFIRTSWDEALEIISAALIYTIRKYGPDRIFGFTPIPAMSMVSYSSGSRFLELIGGVMLSFYDWYADLPPASPQVWGEQTDVPESADWMNSLYIIVWGTNLAMTRTPDAHFLSEARYRGAKVAVITPDYTDVTKFADIWLSPRPGTDGAMAMAMLHVVLNEFYVKRSVPHFIDYVKKFTDLPFLVVLERENDRYRAGRFLRASDIGINTENAEWKTVVVNSEGGELSVPNGSIGFRWGKEKKWNLRMEDSLTGKKIDPYLTLLGNHDEIIQVSFPVPGKEAVRGVPAKKIRTSKGELLVTTVFDLLVAHVGISRGLPGDYPESYDDPKPFTPAWQEDITGVSRKAVQQLALEFAKTAEETKGRAMIIIGPGVNHWFHSDLTYRAIISMLILLGTVGKKGGGLAHYVGQEKVRPIDSWSLLAFALDWQRPPRQQNTTSWMYIHSDQYRYEDLSTKTLSPRARYEHPGDYVVEAVKRGWLPFYPQFTENPIELYKKLSNEGKLKDEEIRKIVAEMIDKGELKFSVEDPDHPASFPRILFIWRSNLLASSGKGHEYILKHLVGAESSLSAKESDIRPNLITMREPIPEGKLDLIVTIDFRMSTSAIYSDIILPAATWYEKNDLSTTDLHPFIHPFNQAVPPAWESRSDWDIFVSLSKKFTELACSRLGKVKDIVLVPQLHDTPGELSGEGSKPSISIVERDYCDVYHRMISLGPLASKSIGAKGISWSSEEEYSELALINGADDHGHPLIDTDRKVAEAILHLSSVTNGRAALKAFRALSEVTGITFNDIEIDVSRRTSFKDLVSQPRRVLTSPIWSGKEEDTYSPYTLNVENLVPFRTLTGRQHIYIDHPLFIEFEEQLPTYKPPVSSAPFRKGEDEGKIGIVLKYLTPHGKWQIHSTFMDNLFMLTLFRGGPVIWISRQDAEALGVRDNEWVEASNRNGSIIARVVVSDRIPQGVAIMYHAQERTISAGKDPSGTHNSLTRVRIKPTLLAGGYAQISWAFNYYGPTGTQRDELIVLRKVGEQK